A single region of the Chrysoperla carnea chromosome 5, inChrCarn1.1, whole genome shotgun sequence genome encodes:
- the LOC123300823 gene encoding uncharacterized protein LOC123300823: MQLKIEPPKQEPLHILVSQPSSEPKIKKSPSESTYKSQIPGDRLQVQTDPIQTAARRLSYKERIRMMQFKDTQMKDDQTPSGIPQVQAAPIQTETRRSSFKEEIRLRQFKETKAQDDETPGDIPFSTLYWEASEQSDGEEESPLITEGVSSHQSQITQTSSSLDATEQSEDEEESPREAERVPSRQSKLTQTSSTSIFQRTT, from the coding sequence ATGCAACTTAAAATTGAACCACCAAAGCAGGAACCACTTCACATTTTAGTTTCACAGCCGAGTTCAGAGCCGAAAATTAAGAAGTCTCCATCTGAAAGCACTTATAAGAGTCAGATTCCGGGTGACAGGCTTCAGGTTCAAACTGATCCAATCCAAACTGCAGCCAGAAGGTTAAGTTATAAAGAAAGAATTAGGATGATGCAATTTAAGGACACTCAGATGAAAGACGATCAGACTCCGAGTGGCATACCTCAGGTTCAAGCTGCTCCAATCCAAACTGAAACCAGAAGATCAAGTTTTAAGGAGGAAATTAGACTGAGGCAATTTAAGGAAACTAAGGCGCAAGACGATGAGACTCCGGGTGATATACCTTTTAGCACACTTTACTGGGAGGCCTCGGAACAGAGTGACGGCGAAGAGGAAAGCCCGCTAATAACAGAAGGTGTATCATCACATCAATCACAGATAACGCAGACTTCTTCTAGCTTGGATGCTACAGAACAGAGTGAAGACGAAGAGGAAAGCCCACGCGAAGCAGAACGGGTACCATCACGTCAATCGAAGTTAACGCAAACTTCTTCTACTTCCATTTTCCAACGCAcaacttga